A genomic region of Peptoniphilus sp. ING2-D1G contains the following coding sequences:
- a CDS encoding peptide deformylase (Removes the formyl group from the N-terminal Met of newly synthesized proteins. Requires at least a dipeptide for an efficient rate of reaction. N-terminal L-methionine is a prerequisite for activity but the enzyme has broad specificity at other positions; High confidence in function and specificity), whose translation MRLALRMIRTDEDPILKKKSRIVEKFDDKLKILIEDMYETMDNAQGVGLAAPQIGVLKRLIVVDDNEETRLTLINPEITHAEGAEIAYEACLSVPERQGEVERATHITVNYVDVDNNKQQIEARDTLARILQHEIDHLNGILYTDIAKSVYVVTDKEKEGEN comes from the coding sequence ATGAGATTGGCATTAAGAATGATCAGAACGGATGAGGATCCGATATTAAAAAAGAAATCCAGAATAGTGGAAAAATTTGATGATAAACTTAAAATATTGATCGAAGATATGTATGAAACCATGGATAATGCACAAGGGGTAGGGCTTGCCGCCCCGCAAATAGGGGTTCTAAAAAGATTAATTGTAGTAGATGACAATGAAGAAACGAGATTAACATTGATCAATCCGGAAATAACTCACGCAGAGGGAGCTGAAATTGCCTATGAAGCTTGCCTTTCGGTACCTGAAAGACAAGGAGAGGTTGAAAGAGCAACTCATATAACAGTAAATTATGTAGATGTAGACAATAATAAACAACAAATTGAAGCCAGAGATACATTGGCGAGGATACTACAACACGAAATAGATCATTTAAATGGAATTTTATATACAGACATTGCAAAAAGTGTATATGTAGTTACAGATAAAGAGAAAGAGGGAGAAAATTGA
- the fmt gene encoding Methionyl-tRNA formyltransferase (Modifies the free amino group of the aminoacyl moiety of methionyl-tRNA(fMet). The formyl group appears to play a dual role in the initiator identity of N-formylmethionyl-tRNA by: (I) promoting its recognition by IF2 and (II) impairing its binding to EFTu-GT; High confidence in function and specificity) has protein sequence MKIVYMSSSKFGIVPLEKLSGKYEIVSVVTGKDKARGRGKKLKPTIIKQKAEELGLKIFQPDNINSESSIEYLKSLKADLFIVVSFGALLGKKVLEIPKYFCLNIHPSLLPKLRGAAPINRAIFNGDYKTGVCIMKMDEGLDSGDVAAIKEVDIQERNADELTEYLSKIGADLIVQVVENLKDGKIEFIPQSDDYTYAEKIDKSEGNIDFKTQTSEDILRILRAMPARYAISTTYKGERFKITKIELLDEKTEAKPGEIVDNNKKLKIATINGSFLIQRLQFPGKKEMDTKSFLAGNKLELGEILGG, from the coding sequence TTGAAGATAGTATATATGTCTTCTTCAAAATTCGGTATAGTACCTCTTGAAAAATTAAGCGGAAAATATGAAATTGTTTCCGTGGTCACAGGAAAGGACAAAGCTCGCGGAAGAGGAAAAAAATTAAAGCCGACAATTATAAAACAAAAAGCTGAAGAACTTGGATTAAAAATTTTTCAGCCTGATAATATAAATTCTGAAAGCTCTATCGAATATTTAAAATCTTTAAAAGCGGATTTATTCATCGTGGTTTCCTTCGGTGCACTATTGGGGAAAAAAGTTTTAGAGATTCCAAAATATTTTTGTTTGAATATACATCCATCTCTTCTTCCGAAGTTAAGAGGAGCAGCTCCTATAAACAGAGCTATATTTAACGGAGATTATAAGACCGGAGTATGTATAATGAAAATGGATGAAGGGCTTGACAGCGGAGATGTGGCTGCTATAAAAGAAGTGGATATACAAGAACGAAATGCGGACGAATTAACGGAATATTTGAGCAAAATAGGCGCAGATTTAATTGTACAAGTTGTAGAAAATTTAAAGGACGGGAAAATAGAATTTATTCCGCAATCAGATGATTATACTTATGCCGAGAAAATAGATAAAAGCGAAGGGAATATAGATTTTAAAACTCAAACATCTGAAGATATCCTCAGAATATTAAGAGCTATGCCTGCAAGATATGCTATATCCACAACATATAAAGGGGAAAGATTTAAGATAACAAAAATAGAATTATTAGATGAAAAAACAGAAGCTAAACCGGGAGAAATTGTCGACAATAATAAAAAATTAAAAATAGCCACAATTAATGGATCTTTTTTAATACAAAGACTTCAATTTCCCGGAAAAAAAGAAATGGACACAAAGTCTTTTTTAGCAGGAAATAAATTAGAGTTGGGAGAAATTTTAGGAGGTTGA